A section of the Paenibacillus yonginensis genome encodes:
- a CDS encoding DUF1641 domain-containing protein yields the protein MSQTLNQSETQGTQETAAASTKDLVDQLLKPEVQQSLTSLVDNLPKLTEMVNTLTQAYDVMQSLATDKVFVEDIKAGFTGVVGPVVGMAKNAAATAIEANDRAKKDNSTVSVFGLLKMLKDPNIQKALKFAQAYLDVTNEKKK from the coding sequence ATGTCACAAACTTTGAATCAATCGGAAACACAAGGAACGCAAGAAACGGCGGCTGCAAGCACAAAGGATCTTGTGGATCAATTGCTCAAGCCTGAGGTACAGCAATCCCTAACTTCTCTTGTGGACAATTTGCCAAAGCTGACTGAAATGGTGAATACGCTGACTCAAGCTTATGATGTGATGCAAAGCCTGGCTACAGACAAAGTGTTTGTAGAGGATATCAAAGCCGGCTTCACCGGTGTGGTTGGTCCGGTTGTAGGCATGGCTAAGAATGCCGCTGCAACGGCGATTGAAGCGAATGACCGCGCGAAGAAAGACAATTCCACGGTTAGCGTATTTGGTCTTCTGAAGATGCTCAAGGACCCTAATATCCAAAAAGCCTTGAAATTTGCACAGGCTTACCTGGATGTTACGAACGAAAAGAAGAAATAA
- the infC gene encoding translation initiation factor IF-3 — protein MIKNEKIKASEVRLTGLDGEDLGIMPTLEALALARKYKVDLVCESLMSSPPPCRLVGAGKAREERDQAKKKAGPAKSKELRFTPEIEEHDYDTKKRQAEKWLQAGHSVLLTVKISGKQGEQAKALLQQLQADLKTAGRPRTGIQLSGRQAQVELESLT, from the coding sequence ATGATCAAAAATGAAAAAATCAAAGCTTCGGAAGTCCGGCTTACCGGCTTGGACGGTGAGGATTTGGGGATTATGCCGACACTGGAGGCGCTGGCCCTGGCCAGGAAATACAAAGTCGATCTGGTGTGCGAATCGCTGATGAGCAGCCCGCCGCCCTGCCGGCTGGTTGGAGCCGGGAAAGCTCGCGAGGAACGGGACCAGGCCAAGAAAAAAGCCGGGCCGGCCAAATCCAAGGAACTCCGCTTTACCCCTGAAATTGAAGAGCATGATTACGACACGAAGAAACGCCAGGCCGAGAAATGGCTGCAGGCCGGTCATTCGGTGCTTCTGACTGTAAAGATATCCGGCAAACAGGGGGAGCAGGCCAAAGCCCTGCTTCAGCAGCTGCAAGCCGATTTGAAGACGGCCGGCCGTCCCCGCACGGGAATCCAGCTAAGCGGGAGACAGGCGCAGGTAGAGCTCGAATCCCTTACATAA
- a CDS encoding NAD(P)/FAD-dependent oxidoreductase, giving the protein MSKQILILGGGYGGLLSALTAREYLSAEEATITVVNKYPTHQIITELHRLAAGNLDEKAVALPLEKLLGGKQVKLVVDTVEKISPDEKQVKLTSGATYKYDALVIALGSETAYFGIPGLKENSLTLKSVDEAHRIFETVKSRLDAYKQSKNKADATFVVGGGGLTGVELVGEFADELPELCRQRGIDFNEINLYCVEAGPTILAGFPADLVERATKSLEARGVKFVTGVPITELKDNKVFLKDGNSIDSSTVIWTGGVQGNSLVADSGIEVNRGRATVTETLQSTSHKDIFLAGDSAVVFAPGAERPYPPTAQIAWHMGETVGYNLSVFVKGGTMESFHYVSSGTLGSLGRKDGIAMVGGSSTKLKGMPASLMKEASNIRYLARIKGLSALAY; this is encoded by the coding sequence ATGTCGAAGCAAATTTTGATTTTGGGCGGCGGATATGGTGGACTTCTGAGCGCGCTGACTGCGCGTGAATATCTGAGCGCCGAAGAAGCTACCATCACAGTCGTAAACAAATACCCTACGCACCAAATTATTACGGAGCTGCACCGTCTGGCTGCCGGCAACCTTGATGAGAAAGCTGTAGCTCTTCCGCTTGAGAAGCTGCTCGGCGGCAAACAGGTGAAGCTGGTTGTGGACACGGTTGAGAAAATTTCTCCGGATGAGAAGCAAGTGAAATTGACAAGCGGTGCTACCTATAAATATGACGCTCTTGTAATCGCTCTAGGCAGCGAAACAGCTTACTTCGGAATTCCAGGACTCAAAGAGAACAGCTTGACGCTGAAATCGGTGGACGAAGCTCACCGCATCTTTGAAACCGTCAAATCCCGTCTGGATGCTTACAAACAGTCTAAAAACAAAGCGGACGCTACATTTGTTGTCGGCGGCGGCGGTCTGACCGGCGTAGAGCTTGTCGGCGAATTTGCGGATGAGCTGCCGGAGCTTTGCCGTCAAAGAGGAATTGATTTCAATGAAATCAACCTTTATTGCGTCGAAGCTGGCCCTACGATCCTGGCCGGTTTCCCTGCAGACCTCGTTGAACGGGCTACTAAGAGCCTGGAAGCCCGCGGCGTGAAATTCGTTACCGGCGTTCCAATTACGGAGCTGAAGGACAACAAGGTATTCCTGAAAGACGGCAACTCTATCGATTCCAGCACGGTCATTTGGACCGGCGGCGTACAAGGCAACTCCCTTGTAGCGGACAGCGGCATTGAAGTCAATCGCGGACGGGCAACGGTAACGGAAACCCTGCAATCTACGTCCCACAAAGACATTTTCCTTGCCGGCGACAGCGCGGTAGTCTTTGCTCCAGGAGCAGAACGTCCTTACCCGCCAACTGCACAAATTGCTTGGCATATGGGTGAGACGGTTGGTTACAACCTGTCCGTATTCGTTAAAGGCGGCACGATGGAATCCTTCCATTATGTAAGCTCCGGTACACTCGGCAGCTTGGGCCGCAAAGACGGCATCGCAATGGTGGGCGGAAGCTCAACCAAGCTGAAAGGGATGCCGGCTTCCCTGATGAAAGAGGCAAGTAACATCCGTTACCTGGCCCGCATCAAAGGTTTGTCCGCTTTGGCGTACTAA
- a CDS encoding methyl-accepting chemotaxis protein, which translates to MSMIKRIQQSMITRLIGLAAVCFILIITGMVLVSYNEQKNLYYSQLKTNLALIQKPLEDQASTLEQSILRLGDNTNPDLTQVWFKSTQQMMDMFSGTGVIKNTYLLQPKEKEEQLDGKPSRKVLFGNQALYQSGITSMTPYVLQDQYKKAMDTAEAHGQGMTEVYTDDLGKWISVMAPIKNENGKEIAVLVIDFDYGDILNQLRDSLWRAISIGIGAGILGVLILAVVIYLMLRPIGVLTRLTRKVAAGDLTETLTIKRKDELGKLAEHFSTMIVNIRDMIAKITLSSEEVSKTAEVLKMGSEHTTQAAQSISHSISEVAAGSERQKRSTEESGRGLEEMSVGIQRIAESASSAAESSSSALRIAGQGGEKVEHNLEQMKAIQLAVGEASATIGKLGALSDQIGGITNLIAEIAKQTNLLALNAAIEAARAGEHGRGFSVVADSIRKLAEQSRDSSAEIYDLVQVIRTETHLAMQTMEKGSAEVEQMSGIVNGVHEAFADIIHAVEEVTKQIMEVSASSQQMSAGSEEITASIMELAEISQQTSEFTQNVAAAAEEQQASMEEISHSVQSMSEMAQELRQSVEKFKA; encoded by the coding sequence ATGAGCATGATAAAGAGAATCCAACAAAGTATGATCACGCGTTTAATTGGTTTGGCTGCTGTATGCTTTATTCTCATTATCACGGGTATGGTCCTGGTATCCTATAACGAGCAAAAGAATTTGTACTACAGCCAGTTGAAAACAAATCTGGCCCTTATTCAGAAACCATTAGAGGATCAAGCTTCGACCCTGGAGCAATCCATTCTGAGATTGGGGGATAACACCAACCCTGACTTGACGCAGGTCTGGTTTAAGTCGACTCAGCAAATGATGGACATGTTCAGCGGCACCGGAGTGATCAAGAACACTTATTTGCTTCAGCCCAAGGAGAAAGAAGAGCAGCTCGACGGCAAGCCAAGCCGTAAAGTGCTGTTCGGCAATCAAGCTTTATACCAGTCCGGAATCACCTCGATGACGCCTTATGTCCTCCAAGATCAATATAAGAAAGCAATGGATACGGCAGAAGCACACGGGCAAGGCATGACTGAGGTTTATACGGATGATCTGGGCAAATGGATTAGTGTTATGGCTCCGATCAAGAATGAAAACGGCAAGGAGATTGCCGTATTAGTTATTGATTTTGACTACGGGGATATTCTGAACCAGCTGCGGGACAGTTTATGGAGAGCGATTTCTATCGGGATTGGCGCGGGTATCCTTGGCGTATTAATCCTTGCAGTGGTTATCTATCTGATGCTGAGACCGATTGGTGTGCTTACACGCCTCACCAGAAAAGTGGCTGCAGGCGACCTGACCGAGACGCTGACCATCAAACGCAAGGATGAACTCGGCAAGCTTGCCGAGCACTTTAGTACCATGATCGTAAATATCCGGGATATGATTGCCAAAATCACCTTGTCCTCCGAAGAGGTCTCCAAGACGGCAGAAGTCCTTAAAATGGGCTCCGAGCATACAACACAAGCCGCCCAGTCGATTTCCCACTCGATTTCCGAGGTGGCTGCAGGCTCTGAACGCCAGAAGCGGAGCACGGAAGAGAGCGGCCGGGGCCTGGAGGAAATGTCCGTCGGGATTCAGCGTATCGCAGAGTCCGCTTCCTCCGCAGCTGAATCCTCGAGCAGCGCGCTTCGCATCGCGGGACAGGGTGGAGAGAAGGTGGAGCATAATCTGGAGCAGATGAAGGCGATTCAGCTGGCGGTGGGCGAAGCGTCGGCAACGATTGGCAAGCTAGGAGCGCTGTCCGACCAGATCGGCGGCATTACGAATCTGATCGCTGAAATTGCCAAGCAGACCAATCTGCTGGCGCTGAATGCGGCTATTGAGGCGGCCAGGGCCGGGGAACACGGACGCGGGTTCTCGGTGGTAGCCGATTCGATCCGCAAGCTTGCCGAGCAGTCGCGGGACTCCAGCGCTGAGATTTATGACCTGGTACAGGTCATTCGTACGGAGACTCACCTGGCGATGCAGACCATGGAGAAGGGTTCAGCAGAGGTGGAGCAGATGTCCGGTATCGTAAACGGGGTTCATGAGGCGTTTGCAGACATCATCCATGCGGTAGAAGAGGTTACAAAACAGATTATGGAGGTTTCGGCTTCCTCGCAGCAAATGTCGGCAGGCTCGGAGGAAATTACCGCTTCTATAATGGAACTTGCGGAAATCTCCCAGCAAACGTCCGAATTTACACAAAATGTGGCGGCTGCGGCGGAAGAGCAGCAGGCCTCTATGGAGGAAATCTCCCATTCGGTGCAGTCGATGAGCGAAATGGCGCAGGAGCTGCGCCAGTCGGTAGAGAAATTCAAAGCTTAG
- a CDS encoding spore germination protein, producing MSWFRNKNNNGKDEPDQDQEQKWQQEEDHKLVQELIQELVQELAQDQDQDQDKAKKQDLGQAQIFDLDQDLDGSLDQVQSGKGTQGQTRSQTQSEDQQRKQLMNREELGEEQLAENGGEDQPGRNQRRPQDYKEEMSREFDEQSGEQEEDPNPGSEANHSPAEFADPNQNQNKNGGDEEGQGESKDQKIESSQARVQEKNQGRSEGNNEGQEQSREMDREQEKGQEESQDENPTSGGVQNHANGPDSQDKPFSASPSKSDGGESSSRSKPEFDDSGSSQKRGDGSSSGEPEGEAPLGSDLQANLARLKTSLENCSDIIYRPFKLYSSGKDGVLVYLDGMCDSQQVEEAVLRPLMEGPGGGTGRTVRSSRAGQTEQPDPSDSSNRSDDSSKPKPGLSEDHPSRDQKGTELPEEYLVTALHTSRENKFKPILQSIMKGQTAVLMDGESEVLIIDLIKMEQRSIGEPTSEKVVRGPRDGFTESLRTNTSLIRRRIVSPRLKAESLSIGTFTRTNIALMYIDGIAKNSLVEEVKGRIKDIDVDGLLYSQDIEEYIEDSVWSPFPQIQNTERPDVAAASLLEGKVVIIVDNSPIVLIAPMTYWAGLQAADDYTERPMYASLIRWLRYIFVHISLLLPSLYVALTTFHPEVIPGPLLISIASAREGVPFPAMIEALLMEIIFEGLREAGIRLPQQVGPAVSIAGALVIGQAVVDAGIVSSSMVIIVSLTGIASFAFPMYNIGTSFRMLRFPLLLISGFIGFYGVMLFLILMTVHLVSLRPFGIPYMAPASPLESSNLRDILIRAPKWKMNKRMGTLTGRNRKRSPGK from the coding sequence GTGTCATGGTTCAGGAACAAAAATAATAATGGAAAAGACGAACCGGATCAGGATCAAGAGCAGAAATGGCAGCAGGAGGAGGATCATAAGCTTGTTCAGGAACTGATTCAGGAATTGGTCCAAGAGCTGGCTCAGGATCAGGATCAAGATCAGGATAAAGCGAAGAAACAAGACCTGGGGCAGGCACAGATCTTTGATCTGGATCAGGACCTGGACGGGAGCCTGGATCAAGTCCAAAGCGGAAAGGGAACCCAGGGCCAAACTCGAAGCCAAACCCAAAGTGAGGATCAGCAGCGTAAACAGCTGATGAACCGGGAGGAGCTGGGGGAGGAGCAACTGGCGGAGAACGGGGGAGAAGACCAGCCAGGCCGGAATCAGAGGCGGCCTCAGGACTACAAAGAAGAAATGAGCCGGGAATTTGATGAACAAAGCGGTGAGCAGGAGGAGGACCCAAATCCGGGCAGCGAAGCGAATCACTCTCCAGCCGAATTCGCCGATCCAAACCAAAATCAAAACAAAAACGGCGGGGATGAAGAAGGTCAGGGAGAGAGCAAGGATCAAAAGATAGAAAGCAGCCAAGCCCGAGTCCAGGAAAAAAACCAAGGCCGAAGTGAAGGGAACAACGAAGGGCAAGAGCAAAGCCGGGAAATGGACCGTGAGCAAGAGAAAGGGCAGGAAGAGAGCCAGGATGAGAACCCAACCTCTGGTGGAGTACAAAACCATGCGAACGGGCCGGACAGCCAGGACAAGCCGTTTTCCGCTTCACCTTCCAAATCGGATGGCGGCGAAAGCTCAAGCCGTTCCAAGCCGGAATTCGATGACTCCGGCTCCAGTCAGAAGAGGGGGGACGGTAGCTCGTCCGGCGAACCGGAGGGCGAAGCTCCGCTGGGATCTGATCTGCAGGCTAATTTGGCACGATTGAAGACAAGCCTGGAGAACTGCTCGGATATCATCTACCGTCCTTTTAAGCTCTACTCCTCCGGTAAGGATGGGGTTCTGGTTTATCTGGACGGCATGTGCGATTCCCAGCAGGTCGAGGAAGCCGTATTAAGACCGCTGATGGAAGGCCCTGGCGGAGGAACGGGCCGGACAGTCCGATCCAGCCGAGCGGGGCAGACTGAACAGCCGGATCCATCGGATTCGTCGAATCGTTCGGATGATTCATCTAAGCCTAAGCCGGGTTTATCCGAAGATCATCCGTCCCGAGATCAGAAGGGAACCGAACTGCCTGAGGAATATCTGGTGACGGCCCTGCATACCTCCCGTGAGAATAAGTTCAAACCGATTCTTCAGAGCATTATGAAGGGCCAGACGGCCGTTCTGATGGATGGAGAATCAGAGGTGCTGATCATTGATTTGATCAAAATGGAGCAAAGATCCATTGGCGAACCCACTTCGGAGAAGGTAGTCCGCGGGCCGCGTGACGGATTTACCGAATCCCTGCGCACCAACACCTCATTAATCCGGCGTCGTATCGTCAGCCCCCGTTTGAAAGCGGAGTCGCTTTCGATCGGTACCTTTACTCGCACCAACATTGCGCTGATGTACATCGACGGCATTGCCAAGAACTCGCTGGTTGAGGAAGTCAAAGGGCGGATTAAGGATATTGATGTCGATGGACTGCTTTATTCCCAGGACATAGAGGAATACATCGAAGACAGCGTCTGGTCCCCGTTTCCGCAGATACAGAATACGGAACGGCCGGACGTCGCCGCAGCGAGCCTGCTGGAGGGAAAGGTCGTCATTATTGTGGACAACTCGCCGATTGTGCTTATTGCCCCGATGACCTATTGGGCCGGCTTGCAGGCGGCCGACGATTATACCGAAAGACCGATGTATGCTTCCCTTATAAGGTGGCTTCGGTATATTTTTGTTCATATTTCCTTGCTGTTGCCTTCCTTGTACGTGGCCTTGACAACCTTCCACCCGGAGGTCATTCCGGGTCCGCTGCTCATCAGTATTGCCTCGGCGCGTGAGGGCGTGCCTTTCCCGGCAATGATTGAAGCGCTGCTGATGGAGATTATTTTTGAGGGGCTTCGGGAAGCCGGCATTCGCCTGCCGCAACAAGTGGGGCCTGCCGTGAGTATCGCGGGAGCACTCGTTATCGGACAAGCCGTAGTTGATGCTGGAATCGTCTCCAGTTCGATGGTTATCATTGTATCGCTGACGGGGATCGCGTCGTTTGCTTTCCCGATGTACAACATCGGGACCTCGTTCCGCATGCTGAGGTTTCCGCTGCTGCTGATCTCCGGCTTCATCGGTTTCTACGGCGTCATGCTGTTCCTTATTCTGATGACAGTGCATCTGGTGTCGCTTCGGCCGTTTGGAATTCCGTATATGGCACCGGCATCACCGCTTGAATCCTCTAATTTACGGGACATCCTGATCCGCGCGCCAAAGTGGAAGATGAACAAACGTATGGGTACACTTACCGGCCGGAACCGGAAGCGTTCACCGGGGAAGTAG
- a CDS encoding GTP-binding protein, which translates to MDQTLKGNERNGSNPDSGPSGSGLERRNVGIFAHVDAGKTTTTEHILFESGRTRSLGSVDSGTAVTDWLDIEKERGISVRAATTSFVWKGVHINLVDTPGHVDFLSEVERSLRVMDGAVLIVSAAEGVQAQTELIWGALRKLKIPTLIYVNKMDRTGVNEQALLADICKYLSPDAVPFQLPVGQEQSFTGAVDLWAALEDGLEDGTNTAVSGETLSEAAGRLKAAGIELLESLAERDEALLQRYLAGEKVPVMQWRQAAADMACSGRLFPLFYGASGKGIGVEALMDAIVDYLPGPGGDKDKELSGIVFKIERDKTMGRMAYVRLYSGAIRNRDLVLNYTQQLEEKVTQIRKVDGNKSEDLGVLEAGDIAAVCGLASVRIGDVLGSPAHIPDEARLAVPLLTVQAHWASEADYPRMVQALQELSDEDPLLDVQWMQDERELHVKVMGQIQLEMLTSLLQSRYGLRAEFGKPSVIYKETPVRAGEGYVAYLMPKPCWAILRFAIEPGPPGSGLQYDAKVRTEDLLLQYQNEVRRRVPEALSQGLYGWEVVDLKVTLIEGQHHVWHTHPLDFAVATPMGIMDGLANTGTKLLEPILNFRINVPEENAGRVMNDLVQMRGVFETPVLQGERITLTGKVPLAESMEYASQLGSLTKGRGAMVTFFAGYEECPEGFVAERQRRGVNPLDQSKYILSARKALQG; encoded by the coding sequence ATGGATCAAACCTTGAAAGGGAACGAAAGAAACGGCAGCAATCCGGACAGCGGACCATCCGGTTCGGGTTTGGAGCGCCGGAATGTAGGGATTTTTGCACATGTGGATGCCGGAAAAACAACGACCACCGAACATATCCTGTTTGAAAGCGGGCGTACGCGGTCGCTGGGCAGCGTAGATTCGGGCACAGCTGTTACTGATTGGCTCGACATTGAGAAGGAGCGCGGCATTTCGGTTCGGGCGGCAACCACCTCTTTCGTCTGGAAAGGGGTTCATATCAACCTTGTAGACACGCCTGGACACGTAGATTTCCTGTCTGAAGTGGAACGATCCCTTCGGGTGATGGACGGCGCGGTGCTGATCGTATCGGCGGCTGAAGGAGTACAGGCGCAGACTGAGCTGATTTGGGGCGCATTAAGGAAGCTGAAGATACCAACCCTTATTTATGTCAATAAAATGGACCGGACCGGCGTCAACGAGCAGGCGCTGCTCGCCGATATTTGCAAATATCTGTCGCCGGACGCGGTTCCTTTTCAGCTGCCCGTAGGGCAGGAGCAGTCTTTCACAGGGGCCGTGGACTTATGGGCCGCTTTGGAGGACGGTTTGGAGGATGGAACGAACACTGCCGTATCCGGAGAGACGTTGTCTGAAGCTGCGGGGCGCTTGAAGGCTGCAGGAATCGAGCTGCTGGAAAGCTTGGCGGAGCGGGATGAGGCGCTGCTGCAGCGTTACTTGGCTGGAGAAAAGGTGCCGGTGATGCAGTGGAGACAAGCTGCGGCGGACATGGCCTGTTCAGGCAGGCTGTTCCCGCTGTTCTACGGCGCCTCTGGCAAGGGCATTGGCGTGGAGGCGCTGATGGATGCTATCGTGGATTATTTGCCGGGACCGGGTGGGGACAAGGACAAGGAGCTTTCCGGCATTGTCTTCAAGATTGAACGCGACAAAACGATGGGCCGGATGGCTTATGTCCGGTTATATTCAGGTGCTATCCGTAATCGTGATCTGGTTCTTAACTATACGCAGCAGTTGGAGGAAAAGGTGACGCAGATTCGCAAGGTTGACGGGAATAAATCGGAAGACCTTGGTGTGCTGGAAGCGGGGGATATCGCCGCTGTATGCGGATTGGCCTCTGTCCGCATAGGGGATGTGCTGGGCAGCCCGGCCCATATTCCGGACGAAGCCAGGCTTGCCGTGCCTTTGCTGACCGTTCAGGCTCACTGGGCAAGCGAAGCGGACTATCCGCGGATGGTGCAAGCGCTGCAGGAGCTGTCGGATGAAGATCCGCTGCTGGATGTGCAGTGGATGCAGGACGAACGGGAGCTCCACGTTAAGGTTATGGGGCAGATCCAGCTGGAGATGCTGACAAGCCTCCTGCAGAGCCGGTACGGACTCCGGGCCGAATTCGGCAAACCATCTGTCATCTATAAGGAGACGCCGGTCCGAGCAGGCGAAGGTTACGTTGCTTATTTGATGCCGAAGCCTTGCTGGGCCATTCTGCGCTTTGCCATAGAGCCGGGACCGCCGGGAAGCGGGCTTCAATATGACGCGAAGGTACGGACCGAAGACCTTCTGCTGCAATATCAGAACGAGGTGCGGCGGCGTGTTCCCGAGGCTTTGTCACAGGGGTTGTACGGCTGGGAGGTCGTGGATCTGAAGGTGACGCTGATCGAAGGGCAGCACCACGTTTGGCATACACATCCGCTGGATTTTGCCGTAGCGACGCCGATGGGGATCATGGACGGGCTCGCGAATACCGGGACTAAACTGCTTGAGCCCATCTTGAACTTCCGGATTAACGTGCCGGAGGAGAATGCAGGGAGGGTGATGAATGACCTGGTCCAGATGCGGGGCGTGTTTGAAACGCCTGTCCTGCAGGGAGAGCGAATTACCCTTACGGGCAAGGTGCCGCTGGCTGAATCCATGGAATATGCTTCCCAGCTTGGTTCGCTGACCAAAGGGCGCGGGGCGATGGTTACTTTTTTTGCCGGTTATGAAGAATGTCCGGAAGGTTTTGTCGCAGAGCGGCAGCGCAGAGGCGTTAATCCGCTGGACCAGTCCAAATATATTCTCAGCGCCCGTAAAGCCTTGCAGGGTTAA